The sequence ATTCTTCTTCAAGTTAAGTTGCAGCAAGAAGCCAATCAACaccaacctactccctccgttccaaaatagatgacccaactttgtactaaagttagtataaagttgagtcatctaatttggaacggagggagtagctagctaggcgCTGGCAGAGCCTACATTTCTACTTGACCAGAGCAGAGCAAAGTCTACACGCCCCCCTCGGCCTCAACCCCAAGTCCCAACCACCACCGTCGCCCGTCTTCCCCCAGATCTCCACCGCGCGCGcgatggccgccgccgcccccatcccGGCCCCGGCGCCCGCGGCCGACGACGAGATCGTCTACGAGTCCATGCCCTGCATCCGCATCTACAAGAACCGCGTGGAGCGCTACTTCGGCTCCGAGTTCGTCGCCGCctccgccgacgccgacgccgccaccgGGGTCGCCTCCCGCGACCGCGTCATCTCCCCCGAGGTCTCCGCGCGCCTCTATCTCCCCCGCATCGACGCCGCCCAGGCCGACGCCAAGCTCCCCGTCCTCGTCTACTACcacggcggcggcttctgcctcgGCTCCGCCTTCAACCCCACCTTCCACGCCTACTTCAACAACCTCGCCGCGCTCGCCGGCGTCCTCGTCGTCTCCGTCGAGTACCGCCTCGCGCCCGAGCACCCCGTCCCCGCCGCCTACGCCGACTCCTGGGACGCGCTCGCCTGGGTCGTCTCCCACGCcgcccccggcgccgccgccgccgctggcttCGAGCCCTGGCTCGCCGACCACGCCGACTTCGCCCGCCTCTACCTCGGCGGCGAGAGCGCCGGCGCCAACATCGCGCACCACGTGGCGATGCGGGTCGGCGCGGAGGGGCTGCCCCACGCCGCCGCGATCCACGGCCTCCTCATGATCCACCCCTACTTCCTCGGCACCGACAAGGTGGCCTCCGACGACCTGGACCCGGCGGCGCGGGAGAGCCTGGCCAGCCTGTGGCGCGTCATGTGCCCGGCCACCACCGGGGAGGACGACCCGCTCATCAACCCGTTCGTGGAGGGCGCCCCCGGGCTCGATGCCCTGGCGTGCGGCCGCGTGCTGGTGTGCATCGGGGAGGGCGACGTGCTCCGCGACCGCGGCCGCGCCTACTACGACCGGCTCAGGGCCAGCGGGTGGCGCGGGGAGGCCGACATTTGGCAGGCGCCGGGGAAGGGGCACACCTTCCACCTCCTCGAGCCCTGCTGCGAAGAGGCCGTCGCCCAGGACAAGGTCATCGCCGAGTTCCTCAACCATTGATTGCATTGCATCTCTTCACCATGTATACTCAGGAAATCGGGAAATAAGTGCAGCTTCATCGTTCAGTTCATGGATGCTGCTTTAACATTTCAGGTTCAGAATTCAGATTTGTGTTGGTGTTGTTTACCCATTGTTCAGAATTCAGGTATTGGGTTTACGGATGGAAGGGAGTCGCCATTGTTTGTGGCAATGGGTGCTGTATCAGAATTGTTGGAGGATATATGGTACATTCATAGTTTCATACAGATGATACTTAGTATACTTGTTGTATTGGGCTCAAGGTTTTCTTTGCGGTATACGTATTTCAGGAGTTCAAAGTTCAGGAATTCTTTCTGTTCACTAATATATACTTTTTTATATATGCACAAGTTTCTGAAATCTGCGCTCGCTTGTTTGGTACTAGGCGCTTGGCCGCAAGAATGGCAAGTTACAACGTTTCAAGTTCATTCTGTCGCCTTGTTGCGTTTCCTCTGCTTAGCATGTCTACGGATGAAAGGCGAATCGCCATTGTTGTAGGTATGGGTACTGT comes from Triticum aestivum cultivar Chinese Spring chromosome 5B, IWGSC CS RefSeq v2.1, whole genome shotgun sequence and encodes:
- the LOC123113661 gene encoding 2-hydroxyisoflavanone dehydratase; the protein is MAAAAPIPAPAPAADDEIVYESMPCIRIYKNRVERYFGSEFVAASADADAATGVASRDRVISPEVSARLYLPRIDAAQADAKLPVLVYYHGGGFCLGSAFNPTFHAYFNNLAALAGVLVVSVEYRLAPEHPVPAAYADSWDALAWVVSHAAPGAAAAAGFEPWLADHADFARLYLGGESAGANIAHHVAMRVGAEGLPHAAAIHGLLMIHPYFLGTDKVASDDLDPAARESLASLWRVMCPATTGEDDPLINPFVEGAPGLDALACGRVLVCIGEGDVLRDRGRAYYDRLRASGWRGEADIWQAPGKGHTFHLLEPCCEEAVAQDKVIAEFLNH